AGTCGCTTTTGGCGGCGGTCTGGGGTAGGAAACTCGACTTTCCGGTCAAGCCGGCCAGGCCTCAGCAAAGCGGGATCCAAAGTGTCAGCCCTGTTCGTAGCCATGATGACCTTGACATTGACACTCTGCTCGAACCCGTCCATCTGGTTCAGCAACTCAATCAGCACCCTCTGCACCTCCCTGTCAGCCCCAGTCTGGGCGTCAAATCGCTTAGTGGCGATCGCATCGATCTCGTCAATGAAGATGATAGAAGGTGCGTTTTCCTTTGCCAGCCGAAACACGTCCCTGACCATGCGTGGGCCCTCCCCTAGGTACTTCTGGACgaattcactgccattgacgcgAATGAAGGCGGCGGTCGTGTGATGGGCGATTGCCTTGGCCATCATGGTCTTGCCTGTCCCAGGCGGACCGTACATAAGAACACCTCGAGGAGGATCGATGCCGATCTGTTGGTATCGTTCCGGGCAGGTCAGCGGCAGTTCCACGGCTTCCTTCAGTTCCTGCTTCTGAGTGTCCAGCCCCCCGATATCCGCAAACGAGATGTCCGGCTTCTCCGTGACCTGCATCATCTGGATGGTGGCATCAGAATCTGGCGGCATGATGTCGACGACCGAGTTGGAATGCCGGTTGAGGGCGATCGAAGAAGATGGCTTGAGCAGCTACCGGTCGAGCGTGGACAACACTCGCACGAAAAGGGAGGAGCCTGAGCTGGTCGAGATCAGGGCGTGGATGTCATCGACCATCTCAACGAAATGCCCCAGCAAAAGAGGAATAGCCTGGATCCTCTTCAACTCCTCCTTGGAGCGGATCTCCTCCCTCCTTAGCCGAGCCTGGTCCTCCTTGATATACTCCTCCTGGATGGTCAGCAACTCCAACTGTGCCTCATACTGCTTCAACTTCGCATAGagttcctgctcctcctccacctgcattcaaaaactttttaaatTCAAAGCCCTCATAATTTGCATTACAGGGCAGCCCAGGCTTAATGTGTCTTCTAAAGGTATCTTGGAATTATGGTGGATTTGTGGATTGATTTGTTTGGATGGATGAGTAGAGCTCATGCTTTAAAATGCAGAGTGAAGGATTTGAACAGGTTGTGGACCAGCACCCGGATCGTTACACGGTCATGGCTGGAATTTGTCTGACCAAGGTAGGCCCGTCGGCCGCTCTACTCTGGTTTCCAAACTCACTCTACTTCATGTCATATTGTCACTATCTGGACCCCGCCTACGACTTGGACGTTAAGACGATCGTCCTCATGGTCGGGCTGCTGTTTGCTGGGCCTGTGTTCTTCTACGCTATGGAGATCAACCGGCCTTCGGGACCACTACAGTCGCGAGGACCTGTGCGGTGGTGTCTTTGGGACTGTCCTCTGGGCGTTCGTGACAAGTCAGCCCGCGATTTTCCTGTTTCTGGTGGCAGTCTTGCCACTGATGGTGCTGTCGGTCGTAACAATCCCGCTGCTTAACGTCCTCTACAAATATTTCTAAGGCCAGCAGAATCTCGCAACAGGGGTGGCGAATTTCGCATTGTCCATAGCAAATTTCATCTTCGGGATCGCCTACTTCTACATAATAAATCCTAAGGATACGAAGCCCTCCGAAGACCACTATTTCAGTCAAGAGGTGGCCATGCGAGTGCCATACGCCGTGCTGGTGGTCGGACTGATCGCCAGCCTGATGATGCTAGCAGGCTCATTCTTTCTACTCCCCTAAAACGAATATTTCGCAACAACCCAAACCCAATCCTGCACCTAACCTCCCTCCCCCTCTGCCACCACATCTTCCAAAAGCTGTACTGGCTGACCGCCATTCTGCTGCTGCCCCTGATCTACTTCGCCAACAACTATAAAGAGTTCATGCTTCAGATCTACTCAGACCATTTCCTGACCTACCTGTACTCTGCCGGGTTGTGGTGTCTACTCTTGGATGTCTGTTCTGGGGGTGGGTGGCGGAGAGGGTTGGGTTCGGGAGGACTTTGATGGTGGTAACAGCGTCGTTTTTTGTGGCAGGGACGGGGCTGGCGCTGGCTTTGTATGTGGAGGTGGAGTGGCTCAGGAACATGTCGTTTTTGTTTGCATTGGTGACCAGTCTGACCGACCGCAGCATCTTCGTGATAATGGCTCCTCTGCTAATAAAATTCTTCGGGATCCTCCAAGGGTCCAAACTGCTGACCCTCAAAGGCACAGCCGCCATAATCTCCTTCGCGCTATCCCTCATAATCCAGTTCCGCTACGGGGTTTCAACCGGCGCCCTCCTGGTCTCCACTCTCCTCAACATCGTCAACCCGGTGCTGGCCTACACCTTGCTCGATCTGGAGTGACCATAGATTAATCATTTATTAATCGTATTTAATTCAACTGAAACCGTCGATCGAGAAGCCTCGCGGCAAGACCATTCTCACGAAATCAGAGAAGTTGAGTTTACCATCCTGGTCGGAGTCGTACTGTCCGATCAGGCGCTAGAGCTAGATCAGACTGTATCCGAAATTGAAATGTCTCTTAAGATCGTTTGAATCAAGATGTCCCTTTTTCGCATcgtcaaaaaaatcaaatagttTTTTCAAGGTTTTTAGACTACTTGCCggaagttattattttttttacggacAAAGTCTTGCAAATCTTCGATCTAGCGGTTAGTTTTTTGGAATTTAGCCATGATAAATTTTATCGTACTGGTGTCTGATTTCCTATAGCCAGCCTATCTCTCTCGCTTCCAGCCGTggaaacattttcttgacaagCTGCGTAAACGTTATTATTCCGTCCTGCCTATCATCCAAAAAATTGAACAAGGCACTCGCCACTAATTCCTTCGAAGGCAAGTCCCGCTTCGTAATGGCCTCACAAAACTGATCGATCTTATTACATCTTGCTTATGCGAAAGGTGGTCGAAGTATTGCTTCAGTTCGATCACTTTTTTGCGGTTGAGgatttttggattattttttagGAGGATTTTTTTGATGTGCTATGGGTTTCGTGGTAGCGGCGGGAGGGGGTGGCCGGGAGCCGGATGGGAGTCGCTAGTCTTAAGGTAGGCAATTTCGTATGGGTCGATTTGTTTGGTGTGGGGTGGGAATCGCTGACTGTTCTTTTTCTCGGATACGCGCGTACACGAACTGCCGATAGCTAATTCCTTAAAACAGCTCATTATCTCATACTCCAGTGCTATGGCCCCTGCAGTACCTACCGCATGCATTCTCACGAAGGCGTCAAAGGCGCCTGGACATCCTGCTCCGGCTGAAATCGTTTGATCAAGGCCTGTGCATGAGGCTGTCCTTCAGCCCAATGGACCACCTCTCGCAGAGACAGCAAGCTCTCCATATCCATGTCATTCTTGATAAACTCTTCCTCCAGGATAAGTCCAAACACCTCTTTGGAAGGTGGCTCCTGGCCGGTCGCCCTGCACCACCCTCCCAGCACACACCGATAGGCCAGCCCCACCCTCTTGACATCCAGCCTCCCTCCCCCGACGAAGTCGAACATCTGTACAGGACTGGTCAGCGTTCTACAGTGCAGCTTTGTCCCGGTAATCCTCGTGGGGCCAGGATCACACACAGTGCAAAAAACTAGAAAAGGTTGAGCAGCTGATCCTGGGCCAGCTTGTCAAATACGAGCTGTGCTGAGGGCTTTGGTCAGGAAGGCCACCTCCTTCAGGAAGATCAGCTGGTCGACGGCTGGATGGTTGCTTCTCCGACGACAGTTGATAAACGCCTGCCGTAGCGTCGTCAGCCTCTGCGAGCAGATCAGTTTGCAGGCCGGATGGAGCTCCTTCTCGACACTGATTTTGTACCGTTTTTGCAGTCCACAGAACTAGCCCCCATAATTATGTATTGTTTACAGATTTTACAGAATTATTTCTTGATTAATTAAGTTTATAGCTTTGCATGTAGTCTTAGGATTGGGAGGATGGCAGATGGATGATACAGTTGTTTGCATATGATTCCATGCATGTATTATGGGAGAATGGCTGGTCAAGGATCAGTGCTGCTAGGCCAAGATGGCCCTGATCATCGCGGAGTGGCCCCGGCTGACCACCTTGAGGAAGGTGGCCGAGCTGATTCCGTTGATGATCTCGACCACGGCGGAGATCAGAGCCTTTTTATCCTGGAAGGGCCCAAGCTTGCGCAGCTTGTTCTTCAGGACCCCGAAGATTTCCTCGATCGGGTTGTAGACCGGGGAATACGGCGAGAATAGTAGATGGTCACTGGACTGGTCTCGGTGGCCAGTTGTCCAGGCAGCGGTGGATAGAGCCGTTGTCCATGAAGAACGCCGGCCTCGTCTCCTTCTCTCGGTCGATGGGGCGACTTCCGAATCAACTCCCCGAGCAAGTACTTGAAGGTCGAGGGTAAAGTCCTTCTGACTATTTCCCTTGGTTGATTTTAAACTGGAAAAAAGGATAAGTAAACGCTGTTATCGGGTAATGATTTGTTGTCATTGCTCGATGTTCATGCCTCTCAACTCCGCATTCTCCTGCTTGGACTTCCCTTTTTTAGAGGCCAGCTCGTGGTCAATTTCATGGATGATCTCCTCTTTCGTAGCCTTAGAGAAGAACCTGCCGGGCAATCCGTTGCCATCGTCGATACCCCTGCGTGGGAAAGGAGACTCTTCAGTAAAGTAGCCGAAGAGAAGCCTAGTGTTGTACGACTAGTTTTTGTATCGATCCAGGTATGCTCCTCTGACCTCGACTAAGAAGTCGTAGAGGTGGCGTTTGGACCGGAAGACCTTGTTTAACTCTTCGATGTTCACCGGCCTTTCGACCTGCGGCTGCTCGCCCACCTTGAATGAAACCGGCATCTTGTCGGCCTGACTTCCGCTCCCTTTCATATTATGTTTATGTTCCTGCTCACACGGATCCTATATAGTAGCTAGCAAGACAGACTAGTCTTCTAATTTCGGATTCCGATCGATCATGCAGGATTGGCAGAAGTCGATATCCCGGGGCGGCAGGCTTCACTAGCACGACAATAATCATAATCCTTGTTATAATCGTACGAACTCGCATTATAAAATGCTCTTTGGCAATTAATCTCGCTAGCCACACTACAAAAGTGAGGATCTACCCTTTCATTTTGGCCGGCAGGTTCCCGACTGAGTCACAGCCTGTAGCACGATGGCCTGTGATGCAGGAGTTCAATTTGACGTGGCAGAGATGCAGAGTGGCTGGAAGGCAGGCTAGTCAGCGATGCTAATAAAAAACTGCCTGCTGAAATAATATGGAGCTTCGACTGCTGGACTAGTAAGAGTTCCCAGTGGACCCGATTGAGCTGGCTGTGCGGATGTTGAACGACGAGCCCATAGATTATGAGAGTCTCGAATCGGGCTGCAGGGTGTCCGAACTTCTACACAGGAATGACGCTGTCTCTGTCTCCATCGATATCAAAAGCTTCCTAGCCCGGCGTAAGGAGAGGATTGAATTCAAGGAAGAGCCTTTCGATGACTGCTTCCAGAAGATCTGCCTCTCCAAGGACAAGTGTCTCAGGCGGCTGGAGGCTGAGAAACGCAAGAACTTGTAGCTACTCAAGACCTACGAGGAGGTCGAGGAAGAAAAAGCCAGGGATCCTCCGGAGGATGGGGAATGCTAAAAGTGCAGAAATGGCTGGAACCGTCACTGGCCAAGAAAATGCGGGAAGAGCCATATGCCAGGACATCCAAAGAGGGTGCAGTTCTGCAAGCTGCTCTAGCAAGGCCGTGAAATCCTCTACCTGGACGAGACCAGCATCCGCATCACCCTGGCTCCTCAAAAGGGCTGGGTTAAAAGAGGAGAGCCTCTTGTCTGTCCTGGCCAGGCGAACCCTTCTTCTCTTACCATCATCATGGCCATCAATAGGTTTCACATCCCTGGCTACATTTTCTGTAAGGGCTCAGTGACGTGCTCGACCTTCAAGTACTTCCTCGGAGAGTTGATTCGGAAGTCGCCCATCGACTGAGAGAAGGAGACGAGGCCGGCGTTCTTCATGGACAACGGCTCTATCCACCGCTGCCTGGGACAACTGGCCACCGAGACCAGTCCAGTGACCATCTACTATTCTCGCCGTATTCCCCGGTCTACAACCCGATCGAGGAAATCTTCGGGGTCCTGAAGAACAAGCTGCGCAAGCTTGGGCCCTTCCAGGATAAAAAGGCTCTGATCTCCGCCGTGGTCGAGATCATCAACGGAATCAGCTCGGCCACCTTCCTCAAGGTGGTCAGCCGGGGCCACTCCGCGATGATCAGGGCCATCTTGGCCTAGCAGCACTGATCCTTGACCAGCCATTCTCCCATAATACATGCATGGAATCATATGCAAACAACTGTATTGGATCAAGAGCAGTAGGGTCAGAAGAAGCAATATTATAATGTCCAATTTGTGAACAACAGCACTATATGTTGGTCGCTCCATTAGCCTGCCGGCATGAGTACTGCCATTATTGTCTGTAAAGCTATTTAAACCACAAAATAAGCCATGGTGAAGTGAAATTCATTCAATGCCCTATTTAGCCCTGTGACCAGGAATTCCGAGGGAAAGAAATTCAACTATTTGCTAAAAAACATCATTTTTGAAGTATCAAAGGCTTTCTGCTTAGCTTTTAGGTGCTGCGAAAAGGTGGTATTTGGTGCGCGACGCCAGACTGCGAAACACCGATCTTCGATCTAGACAGCGATCCAATAAAATGCCCACGCTGCATGCGAATCTCTGCAAACTCTGCAAATTCCTCTCCCACGAAGGTCCCTGCGACACCGCCATCGATTCCTCCACCCAGCAACTGACCAACGAGCTCCTCTCCCAAAAGAAGATCCAACTCTGCCCGGGCTGCAAAGTCAAGACCTAAAAGAACGATGGCTGCAACCACATCACCTGTTCGCAATGCGGTCACCAATACTGCTGGCTCTGCCTCGATTAGTATAAGGCCAACCACGAATGCAATAGAGAGAGGGGGAGGAAGAATAAGGGAATAGAGAGAGGGGGGAAGAATAAGGGAATAGAGAGAGGGGGGAAGAATAAGGGAATAGAGAGAGCTCTCAGTGCTGTTCATTGTCCTGATGATAATCGGGCTGGTGCCGTTGGCGATCCTATTTTCGATAATCTAAACATTCGGAATCTACCGAACATTGTATAAGTTAAGTGCTTGCCTCTTCATAGTCTTCTTATTTTACATGCCTATGATTTTGATCGCCAACCTGGTCTTAGCGCTGATCTACCCCTGCTTCATATTCTAAACACTGAAAAACATAATGTCTTGATATTCTAAttgaaagcatttaaaacaatgtaTTTTGCATGGAATTAATGGTTCATGCCTGAGGAAGCTGGGCGTTGCTTTATTGGTCTTTGGAACATGCGTGAGGCTAGTTGATGCAGCCGTTGTGGATCATGTGTCCACAGTCGAGTTGTGAGGCCTTGTCGAGTTAGGTCAGCTCGCCCGAACACACTTGGCAGGATTCTCTTTTTTCTTGGTTTTCCTTATACGCCTATTCCGCATTCCTTCTGAAGAAAAGGCAATAGACAGCCACAGACACGCCCGCAATTACCAGCAGGCCACCCACTGTCAGCCCGACTATAAGACCGACATTTGAACTGTTCTTGGGATTGGGAGTCTTCTAGGAAGTGCTGCTTTTGCAGATGCCGGTACTTTAATCCAATACATGATGGCTTTCAGGGCATTCGGCTCGGCAAATGGCCTCGATAGA
This window of the Hippocampus zosterae strain Florida unplaced genomic scaffold, ASM2543408v3 HiC_scaffold_265, whole genome shotgun sequence genome carries:
- the LOC127594794 gene encoding LOW QUALITY PROTEIN: uncharacterized protein LOC127594794 (The sequence of the model RefSeq protein was modified relative to this genomic sequence to represent the inferred CDS: substituted 2 bases at 2 genomic stop codons), giving the protein MQVEEEQELYAKLKQYEAQLELLTIQEEYIKEDQARLRREEIRSKEELKRIQAIPLLLGHFVEMVDDIHALISTSSGSSLFVRVLSTLDRXLLKPSSSIALNRHSNSVVDIMPPDSDATIQMMQVTEKPDISFADIGGLDTQKQELKEAVELPLTCPERYQQIGIDPPRGVLMYGPPGTGKTMMAKAIAHHTTAAFIRVNGSEFVQKYLGEGPRMVRDVFRLAKENAPSIIFIDEIDAIATKRFDAQTGADREVQRVLIELLNQMDGFEQSVNVKVIMATNRADTLDPALLRPGRLDRKVEFPTPDRRQKRLIFQTVTAKMNLAXDCDLEQYVSRPDNISCSDISAICQEAGMQAVRKNRYVVTQSDFDKAYKIVIKKTQKDYNFYI